A genomic window from Chitinophaga pollutisoli includes:
- a CDS encoding glycoside hydrolase domain-containing protein produces the protein MIRQLLAAGFLVASSITTFGQNGISSDFTEIKDWRQVDPAAWSAIRPGTHVQFGSADLRYDKLFAPEASSLSSSWSGHAWKNEKIHTQFVIYTTQAQPGVTVSASALTDGKGNTIPAGAVSTGFLRYVMTDELNSEGGGCGHRNPADFDSSLVADAIDFKSSIHIAANNTQPVWLSIKVPAQAAAGTYKGTVTVKNNKGVSIKTLAYNVTVNSRTLPDAKDWSYHLDLWQSPYAISRYHNVKPFSKAHFDAMRPYMTQLAGIGQKVITASIIYDPWNSQTEDIYGDMVKWTKKRDGSWTYDYTEFDKWVEFMMDCGVTKQIACYSMIPWNLKFFYYDEATGKMTHIVAKPGSAEYDAHWRPMLADFAKHLKQKGWFDITCIAMDERPMDAMQAAIKLIRSVDKDFKVSLAGNYHKELVNDIYDYCVAIGQDFTAEERAMRFSKGWPTTYYTCCTEGFPNTFTFSPPAESAWLGWYAAAKDYKGYLRWAYNCWVKDPLRDSRFRTWAAGDTYLVYPGPRTSIRFERLAEGIQTYEKIQILKKEGKGPQLEKVLKTFEWSRLKQKSAADMVNTAAAVLNSL, from the coding sequence ATGATAAGACAACTACTCGCTGCCGGGTTCCTGGTAGCCTCTTCCATTACCACGTTCGGGCAGAACGGTATTTCATCCGATTTTACGGAGATTAAAGACTGGCGGCAGGTAGATCCTGCGGCCTGGAGCGCCATCCGCCCCGGTACACATGTTCAATTCGGCAGCGCCGATCTGCGTTACGACAAACTATTCGCCCCCGAAGCTTCCAGCCTTAGCTCCTCCTGGAGCGGCCACGCCTGGAAAAACGAAAAAATCCACACCCAGTTCGTAATCTACACCACCCAAGCGCAACCCGGTGTAACTGTCAGCGCATCCGCCCTGACCGACGGCAAAGGGAATACCATCCCCGCCGGCGCAGTTTCCACCGGATTCCTGCGGTATGTGATGACCGACGAGCTGAACAGCGAAGGCGGCGGATGCGGCCACCGCAATCCGGCGGACTTCGACTCTTCCCTGGTGGCCGACGCGATCGATTTCAAATCTTCCATCCACATCGCCGCCAATAACACCCAGCCCGTTTGGCTCAGCATCAAGGTGCCGGCGCAGGCCGCGGCGGGTACTTACAAAGGCACGGTGACCGTTAAAAACAACAAGGGTGTCTCCATCAAAACCCTCGCTTACAACGTTACCGTCAATTCCCGCACCCTCCCCGACGCGAAAGATTGGAGCTACCACCTGGACCTCTGGCAGAGCCCATACGCGATCTCGCGCTACCACAATGTAAAACCCTTCAGTAAAGCGCATTTCGACGCCATGCGGCCTTATATGACCCAATTGGCGGGCATCGGGCAGAAGGTGATCACCGCCAGCATCATCTACGACCCCTGGAACAGCCAGACCGAAGACATTTACGGCGATATGGTGAAATGGACCAAAAAGCGCGACGGCTCCTGGACTTACGACTACACCGAATTCGACAAATGGGTGGAGTTCATGATGGATTGCGGCGTTACCAAACAGATCGCCTGCTACAGCATGATCCCGTGGAACCTGAAATTCTTCTATTACGACGAAGCCACCGGCAAAATGACCCACATCGTGGCCAAACCCGGATCCGCCGAATATGACGCGCACTGGCGCCCCATGCTGGCGGATTTCGCGAAACACCTGAAACAAAAGGGCTGGTTCGATATCACCTGCATTGCTATGGATGAGCGCCCAATGGACGCCATGCAGGCCGCCATTAAGCTGATCCGCAGTGTGGATAAGGATTTCAAAGTGTCGCTGGCGGGTAACTACCATAAAGAGCTGGTGAACGATATTTATGATTACTGTGTGGCCATCGGGCAAGACTTTACGGCAGAAGAGCGCGCCATGCGCTTCAGCAAAGGCTGGCCCACTACATATTATACCTGCTGTACCGAAGGTTTCCCGAATACCTTCACCTTTTCCCCGCCGGCGGAATCCGCATGGCTGGGCTGGTATGCGGCGGCTAAAGATTACAAAGGTTACCTCCGCTGGGCATACAACTGCTGGGTGAAAGATCCGCTCCGTGATTCCCGCTTCCGCACCTGGGCTGCCGGCGATACGTACCTGGTATACCCCGGTCCGCGTACTTCCATCCGTTTCGAGCGGCTGGCGGAAGGGATCCAGACGTATGAGAAAATCCAGATACTGAAAAAAGAAGGCAAAGGCCCGCAGCTGGAAAAAGTATTGAAGACGTTCGAATGGAGCCGGCTGAAACAGAAATCTGCAGCTGATATGGTGAATACCGCCGCTGCCGTGTTGAATAGCTTGTAG
- the ftsZ gene encoding cell division protein FtsZ has protein sequence MIHFDLPKEKSSIIKVIGIGGGGSNAVNHMFSQNIEGVNFIICNTDAQAIANSPVPNKVQLGPHLTQGLGAGANPRIGEQATEESFEEIKKILEVNTKMAFITAGMGGGTGTGGAPIIAKICKELGILTVGIVTTPFSYEGKKRMLQAEEGINRLKDYVDTLLIISNDKLRQKFGDLKFKAAFEKADNVLATAAKCITDVINSTGQINVDFADVCTVMRNGGVAILGSAVADGENRAQRAIEDALTSPLLNDNDIKGAKWILINISSAEGEFEHTLDEMDIIQAYVQSMAGEDCDVILGVGYDQSLEQNLGVTIIATGFEQNPIRQAKQQQATPSAEPKEEPKIVMTLGGDGEEKKMHNQATLFTDDEPEILDVMAPRLVEPTVTHPASAASFLPRLPSNRNARPIRSTSSL, from the coding sequence ATGATACATTTTGATCTTCCAAAGGAAAAATCTTCCATCATCAAGGTGATAGGCATTGGTGGCGGAGGAAGCAATGCGGTCAACCACATGTTCAGTCAGAACATCGAGGGGGTGAACTTCATTATTTGCAATACCGACGCACAGGCGATTGCAAACAGCCCCGTACCCAACAAGGTACAGCTGGGACCGCATCTGACGCAGGGGCTCGGAGCCGGCGCCAATCCCCGGATCGGCGAGCAGGCAACGGAAGAATCATTTGAAGAAATCAAAAAAATACTGGAGGTGAACACCAAAATGGCGTTCATCACTGCAGGCATGGGCGGCGGCACCGGCACCGGAGGCGCTCCCATCATCGCCAAAATATGCAAGGAACTGGGTATCCTCACCGTGGGCATCGTTACCACGCCTTTCTCTTACGAAGGGAAAAAGAGAATGCTGCAGGCAGAAGAAGGCATCAACCGCCTGAAAGATTACGTCGATACCCTGCTGATCATTTCCAACGACAAACTCCGCCAGAAATTCGGCGACCTTAAATTCAAGGCCGCATTCGAAAAAGCGGACAACGTACTGGCAACGGCAGCCAAATGTATCACCGACGTGATCAACTCCACCGGCCAGATCAACGTCGATTTCGCCGATGTGTGCACCGTGATGCGCAACGGCGGCGTAGCCATCCTCGGATCGGCGGTGGCTGACGGCGAAAACCGCGCGCAGCGAGCGATCGAAGACGCGCTGACTTCCCCGCTGCTGAACGACAACGATATCAAAGGCGCCAAATGGATCCTCATCAATATTTCCTCCGCCGAAGGCGAATTCGAGCACACGCTCGATGAAATGGATATCATCCAGGCCTATGTGCAAAGCATGGCCGGCGAAGATTGCGACGTGATCCTCGGTGTGGGTTACGACCAGTCGCTGGAGCAAAACCTGGGCGTTACGATCATCGCCACCGGCTTTGAACAAAACCCCATCCGCCAGGCGAAGCAACAACAGGCAACGCCTTCGGCAGAACCGAAAGAAGAGCCTAAAATCGTGATGACCCTCGGCGGCGACGGCGAAGAAAAGAAAATGCACAACCAGGCCACGCTCTTCACCGACGACGAGCCTGAAATCCTCGACGTGATGGCGCCCCGCCTCGTGGAGCCTACCGTTACCCACCCGGCCAGCGCCGCTTCTTTCCTCCCCCGGCTCCCCAGCAACCGGAACGCGAGACCTATACGCTCAACATCGAGCCTGTAG
- the ftsA gene encoding cell division protein FtsA: MNQEAPIIVGLDIGTTKIAAIAGRKNEYGKLEILGFGKAPSFGVQHGMVLNIDQTIKAIRQALENCYASNPNLEINEVYVGIAGHHIKSLQTRGDIVRNDTDAEISQKDIDQLINDQYKTVIPASDQIIDVIPQQYIVDALQNITYPIGMSGVKVGANFHIITGDKNAIRNINRSVEKSGLRIKDLVLQPLASAAAVMCDMDFEAGVAIVDIGGGTTDLAVFYEGVLKHTAVIPYGGENITNDIKNGLGVLKTQAEQMKVQFGYALADEAKNNAYITIPGLRGQSPKEISVKNLAHIIQARMSEILDFVVYHLKQIGMDNKMLNGGIILTGGGSQLKHLIQLTEYTTGVSARIGYPNEHLASGHTDELTKPMYATCVGLILKGYNDYENDRRALEENYVKINTSYFAKERVARQAESGDEWMEEEAEEETADARQDRKSRERNASLKGFLDRMKTKIIDMFTEEEDAKL; encoded by the coding sequence ATGAATCAGGAAGCTCCCATCATTGTAGGTCTCGACATTGGAACCACGAAGATAGCAGCCATCGCAGGAAGGAAGAATGAATACGGGAAATTGGAAATCCTCGGATTCGGGAAAGCCCCATCTTTCGGTGTACAGCACGGTATGGTACTGAACATCGATCAGACAATCAAAGCCATCAGACAGGCGCTGGAAAACTGCTATGCATCCAATCCTAACCTCGAGATCAACGAGGTGTATGTAGGCATCGCAGGCCATCATATCAAAAGTTTGCAGACCCGGGGAGACATCGTGCGGAACGATACCGACGCGGAGATCTCCCAGAAAGACATTGACCAGCTGATCAACGATCAGTATAAAACGGTTATTCCTGCCAGCGATCAGATCATTGACGTGATCCCGCAGCAGTATATCGTGGATGCCCTGCAGAACATCACCTATCCCATCGGGATGAGCGGTGTGAAAGTGGGTGCGAATTTCCACATCATTACCGGCGACAAAAACGCCATCCGCAATATCAACCGCAGCGTGGAGAAATCCGGTCTTCGTATTAAAGACCTGGTACTCCAGCCCCTTGCATCCGCCGCGGCCGTTATGTGCGACATGGATTTCGAAGCCGGAGTTGCGATTGTAGACATCGGTGGCGGTACCACCGACCTGGCTGTTTTCTATGAAGGCGTCCTGAAACATACCGCTGTAATCCCGTACGGCGGCGAAAATATTACCAACGATATCAAAAACGGCCTTGGCGTGCTGAAGACCCAGGCGGAGCAGATGAAGGTGCAGTTCGGTTACGCCCTCGCGGACGAAGCCAAGAACAACGCCTACATCACCATCCCCGGCCTGCGCGGCCAGAGCCCGAAAGAGATCTCCGTGAAGAACCTGGCCCACATCATCCAGGCGCGCATGAGCGAGATCCTCGATTTCGTGGTGTACCACCTGAAACAGATCGGCATGGACAACAAGATGCTCAACGGCGGCATCATCCTGACCGGCGGCGGTTCCCAGCTGAAGCACCTCATCCAGCTGACGGAATACACCACCGGCGTGAGCGCCCGCATCGGTTACCCGAACGAGCACCTCGCCAGCGGCCATACCGACGAGCTGACGAAGCCCATGTACGCCACTTGTGTGGGGCTCATTCTCAAAGGTTACAACGACTACGAGAACGATCGCCGCGCACTCGAGGAGAATTACGTGAAAATCAACACCAGCTACTTCGCGAAGGAAAGAGTGGCCCGCCAGGCCGAATCCGGAGACGAGTGGATGGAAGAAGAAGCGGAAGAAGAAACGGCGGACGCGCGCCAGGACCGCAAGTCCCGCGAGCGCAACGCTTCCCTCAAAGGGTTCCTGGACAGGATGAAGACAAAAATCATCGACATGTTCACCGAAGAAGAAGACGCCAAACTGTAA
- the murC gene encoding UDP-N-acetylmuramate--L-alanine ligase, with protein sequence MDLNKLHRIYFVGIGGIGMSAIARYFNEKGVTVSGYDRTSTQLTQQLEAEGIRIHYTDDISLIDREAQLVVYTPAIPASMTELAYYRENGYEVVKRSDVLQEITRSLFAITVAGTHGKTTVSTMIAHLLRDSGYGCNAFLGGVSANYGKNFWSSEKQVAVIEADEYDRSFLKLSPDIAVLTAMDPDHLDIYGTAEEVEKAFIQYTTNIKPNGTLLVKHGLHRGSELKGDNRLDYSLQNDAADIYATNIRLDDGGYEFDVVQQDWMIDNVQLRIGGMHNVENAVAAISVAHILGISNDKIRSAVASFKGIRRRFEYLVKRDRHVYIDDYAHHPEELRALITSAKTLFRGKKCTVIFQPHLFSRTRDFADGFGETLSLADEVILLPIYPARELPIEGVTTQMIADRIKGPDVRIMDRDAVPAWIESHPAELLITAGAGDIDLLREPLKDIINKQ encoded by the coding sequence ATGGATTTGAACAAATTACATAGGATCTATTTTGTAGGCATCGGAGGCATCGGCATGTCCGCCATCGCTCGCTACTTCAACGAAAAAGGAGTAACCGTGAGCGGGTACGACAGAACCTCCACCCAACTTACGCAACAACTCGAAGCGGAAGGCATCCGCATTCATTATACCGACGACATTTCGCTCATCGACCGGGAAGCGCAGCTGGTGGTGTACACCCCGGCCATTCCGGCCTCCATGACCGAACTCGCGTACTACCGTGAAAATGGTTACGAAGTGGTGAAACGCAGCGACGTGCTCCAGGAAATCACCCGCTCGCTCTTCGCCATCACCGTGGCCGGCACCCATGGCAAAACCACCGTGTCCACCATGATTGCCCACCTGCTCCGCGACTCCGGTTACGGCTGCAACGCCTTCCTCGGCGGCGTGAGCGCCAATTACGGGAAAAATTTCTGGTCGAGTGAAAAGCAAGTCGCCGTCATCGAAGCCGATGAATACGACCGCTCGTTCCTGAAGCTGAGCCCGGACATCGCAGTGCTTACCGCCATGGACCCCGACCACCTCGATATCTACGGCACCGCCGAAGAAGTGGAAAAAGCATTCATTCAATATACCACCAACATTAAGCCGAACGGTACACTGCTGGTGAAACACGGCCTGCACCGCGGCTCGGAGCTGAAAGGCGACAACCGCCTGGATTACAGCCTGCAGAACGATGCTGCCGACATCTACGCCACCAACATCCGGCTGGATGATGGCGGATATGAGTTCGACGTGGTGCAGCAGGATTGGATGATCGACAACGTGCAGCTGCGTATCGGCGGCATGCACAACGTGGAAAACGCCGTGGCCGCCATTTCCGTGGCGCATATCCTCGGCATATCGAATGATAAAATCCGCAGCGCGGTGGCTTCCTTCAAAGGTATCCGCCGGCGTTTCGAATACCTGGTAAAGCGCGACCGGCATGTGTATATCGACGATTACGCGCATCACCCCGAGGAGCTCCGCGCCCTCATCACGAGCGCCAAGACGTTGTTCAGGGGCAAAAAATGCACGGTGATCTTCCAGCCGCACCTCTTCTCCCGCACCCGCGATTTCGCGGACGGATTCGGGGAAACGCTGTCGCTGGCCGACGAAGTGATCCTCCTCCCGATCTACCCCGCGCGCGAGCTCCCCATCGAAGGAGTGACCACGCAGATGATCGCCGACAGGATTAAAGGACCGGATGTAAGGATTATGGACAGGGACGCAGTGCCGGCATGGATCGAATCGCATCCCGCGGAACTGCTGATCACCGCAGGGGCCGGAGACATCGATCTGCTGCGGGAACCATTGAAAGACATTATAAACAAACAATAA
- the murG gene encoding undecaprenyldiphospho-muramoylpentapeptide beta-N-acetylglucosaminyltransferase, whose product MAHRIIIAGGGTGGHIFPAIAIANAIRKIEADADILFVGAIGKMEMEKVPQAGYPIEGLEIAGFNRSNIFKNILLPFKLLKSLRQARNILRRFQPDAVVGVGGYASFPILRKAQKMGIPSLIQEQNSYAGKSNKILGRKANVICVGYEGMDAFFPADKILYTGNPVRGSITQSAVTKEEAMRHFGLMMGKPTVFAVGGSLGAKSINEALLPHLADFVNKDVQLIWQTGKLFYETAKAAAAPYATHVKVFDFINVMDFAYKAADAVISRAGALAIAELCVAQKPVIFVPYPFAAEDHQTKNAESLVHKNAALLIPDAEAGARLANEALSLVQNKALMQQLETNIAPLGNKNADMTIARAVLGLIK is encoded by the coding sequence TTGGCACACAGGATTATCATAGCAGGGGGCGGAACCGGGGGGCACATCTTCCCCGCGATCGCCATCGCCAACGCCATCCGCAAGATCGAAGCGGATGCGGACATCCTGTTTGTAGGCGCCATCGGAAAAATGGAAATGGAGAAAGTGCCCCAGGCAGGGTATCCCATCGAAGGCCTTGAGATCGCCGGCTTCAACCGCAGCAATATCTTCAAAAATATACTGCTGCCCTTCAAGCTGCTCAAAAGCCTCCGCCAGGCGCGCAACATCCTCCGCCGCTTCCAACCGGACGCGGTCGTGGGCGTGGGCGGCTATGCCTCCTTCCCCATCCTGCGGAAAGCGCAGAAAATGGGCATTCCCAGCCTCATCCAGGAACAAAATTCCTATGCGGGCAAAAGCAATAAAATCCTCGGCAGGAAAGCCAACGTCATCTGCGTTGGCTACGAAGGCATGGATGCCTTCTTCCCCGCCGATAAAATATTATACACCGGCAACCCCGTGCGCGGGTCCATCACACAGAGCGCCGTCACCAAAGAAGAGGCCATGCGCCACTTCGGCCTCATGATGGGCAAGCCTACCGTATTCGCCGTGGGCGGAAGCCTGGGAGCAAAATCTATTAACGAAGCCCTCCTGCCCCATCTGGCGGATTTCGTGAATAAAGATGTGCAGCTGATCTGGCAGACTGGAAAGTTGTTTTACGAAACCGCCAAAGCCGCCGCAGCGCCTTACGCCACGCATGTCAAAGTCTTCGACTTCATCAACGTCATGGACTTTGCCTATAAAGCGGCCGACGCCGTCATCTCCCGCGCAGGCGCCCTCGCCATCGCGGAGCTGTGTGTGGCGCAGAAACCCGTGATCTTCGTGCCCTACCCGTTTGCGGCCGAAGACCACCAAACTAAAAACGCGGAGAGCCTCGTGCACAAAAACGCCGCCCTGCTCATCCCGGACGCCGAAGCCGGCGCAAGGCTGGCCAACGAAGCCCTGAGCCTGGTGCAGAACAAAGCGCTCATGCAACAACTCGAAACCAATATCGCCCCCCTGGGCAACAAAAACGCAGATATGACCATCGCCCGCGCTGTGCTCGGGCTGATAAAATAA
- a CDS encoding FtsW/RodA/SpoVE family cell cycle protein: MNNLLQKTKGDKVIWTIVFFLSAVSLLAVYSSTGSLAYRVYSGHTEYYLFKQLSVLILGILIIYFAHRVNYTIYSRVAQIGFLLSIPLLVYTLAFGSNFNDASRWIRLPVINLTFQTSDIAKLALFMYVARQLSKKQGVIEDFRKGFLPIILPVAIICGLIMPANMSTALLLGASCMLLCFIGRVPLKFLAGMVAAGTVLVVLMFGIAKLTGMEGRTKTWLNRIESFTSTESHEEPYQVQQAKIGIVNGGLLGKGPGNSTARNFLPHPYSDFIFAIILEEYGIFGAFLVMAAYLILLLRSIRIFKNCPYAFGAFLALGLSVTLVIQALMHMAVNVNLLPVTGLTLPLVSMGGSSVIFTSLSIGIILSVSRHVEEAEQKQAVAAQAAAA; encoded by the coding sequence GTGAACAACCTGCTTCAAAAGACGAAAGGCGACAAGGTGATATGGACGATCGTGTTCTTCCTGTCTGCGGTAAGCTTACTGGCTGTTTACAGTTCTACAGGCTCTTTGGCATACCGCGTTTACAGCGGGCATACGGAATACTACCTGTTCAAGCAGCTGTCGGTATTGATCCTCGGGATTCTCATCATTTATTTCGCCCACCGGGTGAATTACACGATTTATTCCCGGGTGGCGCAGATCGGATTTTTGTTATCCATCCCGCTGCTGGTGTATACGCTGGCTTTCGGCTCGAATTTCAACGATGCGAGCCGCTGGATCAGGCTGCCGGTGATCAACCTCACGTTTCAGACGTCGGACATTGCGAAGCTCGCCTTGTTCATGTACGTGGCGCGGCAGTTGTCGAAGAAACAGGGAGTGATAGAGGATTTCAGGAAAGGATTCCTACCGATCATTCTGCCGGTGGCGATTATTTGCGGGCTGATCATGCCCGCGAACATGTCGACCGCCCTGTTGCTGGGCGCCAGCTGCATGCTGTTGTGTTTCATCGGCCGGGTGCCGTTGAAATTCCTTGCGGGCATGGTGGCGGCGGGCACGGTGCTGGTGGTGCTGATGTTCGGGATCGCGAAGCTCACAGGCATGGAAGGGCGTACCAAAACATGGCTCAACCGTATTGAGAGTTTTACGTCAACCGAATCGCATGAAGAGCCCTACCAGGTGCAGCAGGCGAAGATCGGGATCGTGAACGGAGGATTGCTGGGAAAAGGGCCCGGAAACAGTACGGCAAGAAATTTTCTTCCGCACCCGTATTCCGATTTTATTTTTGCGATAATTCTTGAAGAGTATGGTATCTTTGGCGCCTTTTTGGTGATGGCCGCTTACCTCATTTTACTCCTCAGAAGTATCCGGATTTTTAAGAATTGTCCGTATGCCTTCGGCGCGTTCCTGGCACTGGGCCTGAGCGTAACATTGGTGATACAGGCGTTGATGCACATGGCAGTGAACGTGAACCTATTACCCGTAACGGGATTGACGTTGCCGCTGGTAAGTATGGGCGGGTCTTCGGTGATCTTCACCAGTTTATCCATCGGCATCATCCTCAGCGTATCGCGGCATGTGGAAGAAGCGGAACAAAAACAAGCGGTAGCTGCGCAGGCAGCGGCTGCATAA
- the murD gene encoding UDP-N-acetylmuramoyl-L-alanine--D-glutamate ligase → MHKLVILGAGESGIGAALLGKKQGYEVFVSDGSAIKDLYKQELAVNHIPFEEGHHSWDVILGADEIVKSPGIPEKTELMKKVRERGVKVISEIELAWRCSKDASKVIAITGSNGKSTTTAMTHHIFKTAGLNAALVGNIGVSYAKQVATDPADYYIVEVSSFQLDDIVDFKPNVAILLNITPDHLDRYDYKMQNYVESKFRIAMNQTKEDYFIYCIDDPVIREHLAKKPIYSTTIPFSIMEQLKEGGFIANDQLNIQVNEEEPVIMSMYDLALKGKHNLYNSMAAGIAGRTMDIRKEKIRESLSTFSSLEHRMEYVATVRGVDFINDSKATNVNSVWFALESMERPVILIMGGVDKGNDYDAIRELVREKVKAIVCLGVDNRPIHEALSKDMEVMVNTDNMHDAVSQAFNLASKGDVVLLSPACASFDLFKNYEERGRSFKDEVRAL, encoded by the coding sequence ATGCATAAACTCGTCATACTCGGAGCCGGAGAAAGCGGCATTGGTGCGGCCCTGCTGGGAAAAAAGCAGGGATACGAGGTTTTCGTGTCCGACGGCAGCGCCATCAAAGACCTGTACAAACAGGAACTGGCCGTGAACCACATTCCTTTCGAAGAAGGGCACCACTCCTGGGATGTGATCCTCGGGGCCGACGAGATTGTGAAATCGCCCGGTATCCCGGAGAAGACGGAACTGATGAAAAAAGTGCGCGAGCGTGGCGTAAAAGTGATTTCAGAGATTGAGCTGGCATGGCGCTGCAGCAAAGACGCGAGCAAGGTGATCGCCATCACCGGCAGCAACGGAAAAAGCACCACCACGGCGATGACGCATCATATTTTCAAAACCGCCGGACTCAACGCCGCGCTGGTGGGGAATATCGGTGTGAGCTACGCCAAACAGGTGGCCACCGACCCCGCAGATTATTATATCGTGGAAGTGAGCAGCTTCCAGCTCGACGATATCGTGGACTTCAAGCCCAACGTAGCCATCCTCCTGAACATCACCCCCGATCATCTCGACCGGTACGATTACAAGATGCAGAACTACGTGGAAAGCAAATTCCGCATCGCGATGAACCAAACGAAAGAAGACTATTTTATATACTGTATAGACGACCCGGTAATCCGGGAACATTTGGCCAAGAAACCCATTTATTCTACAACAATACCTTTTAGCATTATGGAACAATTGAAAGAAGGTGGATTCATAGCGAACGACCAGCTGAACATTCAGGTGAATGAAGAAGAACCAGTAATCATGTCGATGTACGATCTGGCATTAAAAGGTAAGCATAATCTGTATAATTCGATGGCAGCAGGGATTGCAGGCCGCACGATGGATATCCGGAAAGAAAAGATCCGGGAAAGCCTCAGCACGTTCTCCAGCCTGGAACACAGGATGGAATACGTAGCCACCGTGCGCGGAGTGGACTTTATCAACGATAGCAAAGCCACCAACGTGAACAGCGTATGGTTCGCCCTGGAAAGCATGGAGCGGCCCGTTATCCTGATCATGGGCGGCGTGGACAAAGGAAACGATTACGATGCCATTCGCGAACTGGTTCGTGAGAAAGTGAAAGCGATCGTTTGCCTGGGCGTAGACAACCGCCCCATTCATGAAGCACTGTCCAAAGACATGGAAGTGATGGTGAATACCGACAACATGCACGACGCTGTTAGCCAGGCGTTTAACCTGGCCAGCAAAGGTGACGTGGTATTACTCTCCCCCGCCTGCGCGAGCTTCGACCTCTTCAAAAATTATGAAGAAAGAGGCCGCAGCTTTAAGGACGAAGTGAGGGCACTCTAA
- the mraY gene encoding phospho-N-acetylmuramoyl-pentapeptide-transferase, with product MLYYLFTYLKNEFNYTGTGMWQFITFRVTMALLLSLVISLLLGKRIVRYLQRKQIGETIRDLGLAGEQTKKGTPTMGGLIILSAIVIPTLLFARVMNVYILLILLCTIWLGLIGFIDDYIKVFKKNKEGLAGRFKILGQVGLGLIVGTTLYFNNNVVMSREIMDGKKLAPNEKVVSNERVTPDGHRFVDVKTPITTIPFVKNHEFNYSKLISWIPGGEKFTFVIYILIVIIIITAVSNGANITDGLDGLATGVSAVIGVCLGIFAYISGNIQFAEYLNIMYIPNLGELSIFIAAFVGACVGFLWYNAYPAQIFMGDTGSLALGGIIASLAIIVRKELLIPIFCGVFLVENLSVMIQVAYFKYTKRKYGEGRRVFLMSPLHHHYQKLGYHESKIAVRFWIVTIMCVVFAIATLKMR from the coding sequence ATGTTATACTATCTGTTCACTTATCTTAAAAACGAGTTCAACTACACCGGCACCGGGATGTGGCAGTTCATCACGTTCCGCGTAACCATGGCGCTGTTGCTCTCGCTCGTGATCTCGCTATTGCTGGGTAAGCGCATCGTGAGATACCTGCAGCGCAAACAGATCGGCGAAACCATCCGCGACCTCGGGCTGGCAGGCGAACAGACCAAGAAAGGTACCCCCACCATGGGCGGCCTCATCATCCTTTCCGCCATTGTGATCCCCACCCTGCTCTTTGCCAGGGTGATGAACGTATACATCCTGCTGATCCTGCTTTGCACCATCTGGCTGGGGCTCATCGGGTTTATCGATGATTACATCAAAGTTTTCAAAAAGAATAAAGAAGGGCTGGCGGGAAGATTCAAGATCCTCGGCCAGGTAGGCCTCGGGCTGATCGTAGGCACCACCCTGTACTTTAATAACAACGTGGTGATGAGCCGCGAGATCATGGACGGAAAAAAGCTGGCGCCCAATGAGAAAGTGGTGAGCAATGAGCGCGTAACGCCCGACGGCCATCGTTTCGTGGACGTAAAAACGCCCATCACCACCATCCCCTTCGTCAAAAACCACGAGTTCAATTATAGCAAGCTCATCTCCTGGATACCCGGCGGCGAGAAGTTCACGTTCGTGATCTACATCCTCATCGTGATCATCATCATCACCGCAGTGTCCAATGGGGCGAACATTACCGACGGGCTCGACGGGCTGGCGACGGGCGTATCGGCCGTGATCGGTGTTTGCCTGGGGATCTTCGCTTACATCAGCGGCAACATCCAGTTCGCGGAGTACCTGAATATCATGTACATCCCGAACCTGGGCGAGCTGTCGATCTTTATTGCCGCATTCGTGGGGGCCTGCGTCGGGTTTCTGTGGTACAACGCTTACCCTGCCCAGATTTTCATGGGTGATACGGGGAGCCTCGCGCTGGGAGGCATCATCGCTTCGCTGGCTATTATCGTACGGAAAGAACTGCTCATCCCGATCTTCTGCGGCGTATTCCTGGTGGAGAACCTCAGCGTGATGATCCAGGTAGCATACTTTAAATATACCAAGCGCAAATACGGTGAAGGCCGCCGCGTGTTCCTCATGAGCCCGCTGCACCACCACTACCAGAAGCTCGGCTACCACGAAAGCAAGATCGCTGTGCGCTTCTGGATCGTAACGATCATGTGCGTGGTATTCGCCATCGCTACTTTGAAAATGAGATAA